Proteins encoded by one window of Aspergillus chevalieri M1 DNA, chromosome 6, nearly complete sequence:
- a CDS encoding DUF5321 domain-containing protein (COG:S;~EggNog:ENOG410PRQC;~InterPro:IPR035213;~PFAM:PF17254;~TransMembrane:1 (o86-105i)) — protein sequence MALNTQFTKLPVRSLRLSHAPVLRTGLVARPTAQMQTRLRSTYTSESMPRIAQTSVWTAMIPPFIRRIARGGGKSDTPESKEWNPASFYIIIFILIGSQAIRMMMLKKDYAAYTRSTDAKIELLREVIEKVKRGEQVDVEKLLGTGDAAKEREWEEVLREIEDEDSLWHQKASVKSAEQEQRQDVDALKEPVIPAEGEGNTEPPKDSSSRRKLNFF from the coding sequence ATGGCTCTCAATACGCAATTCACGAAACTCCCCGTCCGATCCCTCCGCCTCAGTCATGCCCCGGTCCTCCGCACCGGGCTCGTCGCCCGCCCAACAGCACAGATGCAAACCCGCCTCCGATCAACCTACACCTCCGAATCCATGCCGCGCATAGCCCAAACCTCCGTCTGGACCGCCATGATTCCGCCCTTCATCCGGCGCATCGCCCGCGGCGGCGGTAAAAGCGACACTCCCGAATCCAAAGAATGGAACCCGGCCAGTTTctacatcatcatcttcattctGATCGGATCGCAGGCTAtccggatgatgatgttgaagaaGGATTATGCGGCGTATACGCGGTCGACGGATGCAAAGATTGAGTTGTTGCGGGAGGTTATTGAGAAGGTGAAGAGGGGGGAACAGGTTGATGTGGAGAAGTTGTTGGGGACGGGGGATGCGGCGAAGGAGAGGGAGTGGGAGGAGGTGCTGAGGGAAATTGAAGATGAGGACTCGCTGTGGCATCAGAAAGCCTCTGTGAAATCAGCTGAGCAAGAGCAGCGCCAGGACGTGGATGCGCTAAAGGAACCAGTGATTCCTGCTGAGGGAGAGGGAAATACAGAACCGCCGAAGGATAGCAGCTCGAGACGGAAGTTGAATTTCTTCTAA
- a CDS encoding N(6)-L-threonylcarbamoyladenine synthase family protein (COG:O;~EggNog:ENOG410PGPJ;~InterPro:IPR022450,IPR029052,IPR017860,IPR004843, IPR000905,IPR043129;~PFAM:PF00814,PF00149;~go_function: GO:0016787 - hydrolase activity [Evidence IEA];~go_process: GO:0002949 - tRNA threonylcarbamoyladenosine modification [Evidence IEA]) translates to MALQRLRKFFSRKPEPPFHIVSDLHLEVDQQYASFEFPVCAHYLILAGDVGRLADYDAYLYFLQKQVERFGTMFLVLGNHEFYKESFESGIEKARRLEKEPCLNSQLILLHQTRYDIPDSNVIILGCTLWSRVPGRSSDDIRQKIQDFHQIKDWSIDDYNAAHDADSEWLIRELEAIQEENQRAGKDQKRSVLVVTHHAPLTQLMPSPRNENSPLLPVFATDILSDIPKLDGVKAWVFGHTHYSTEFKYRGGTYSGLQWPVRIQSLSADLYRNKGPLIHLTMLNLRVSTATFRTSLLIASKRNCFSRYRGLLTLAIETSCDDTSVAIVEKNPNNIPGAAKVHFLENVTADSREYRGIHPILALESHQENLAKLVGKALLHLPEAENKNGNTVSDISRQIVLADGSSPRRKPDFISATRGPGMRSNLSTGLDTGKALSVAWQIPFVGVHHMQAHLLTPRLVSSLNRGQTGSATTTTTETTPEFPFLSILVSGGHSILVKSKSITEHEVMASSTDIAIGESLDKAARDILPSSLLQNAKTTMYGKALEQFAFPNGASDYADYRPPMTRGEEVIKRESPWSWSITTPFANTRHLQFSFSSIASAVGKLVSLKEKTGQAMANDERIALAREAMRVCFEHLASRTIIALEALKPKTGNSNEEIKTLVVSGGVAANKFLMKVLRSILDVRGFEHVKILAPPPYLCTDNAAMIGWAGIEIFEAGWCSDLSVRALRKWTLDPRADDGGVLGPSGWRKC, encoded by the exons ATGGCACTTCAAAGACTACGAAAATTCTTCTCAAGAAAACCAGAACCCCCCTTCCATATTGTATCCGATCTCCATCTAGAAGTCGACCAGCAATACGCCTCTTTCGAGTTCCCAGTTTGCGCACACTACCTTATCCTTGCTGGGGATGTCGGGCGCTTGGCGGATTATGACGCGTACCTATATTTCCTACAAAAGCAGGTTGAGCGATTCGGAACCATGTTCCTCGTATTAGGGAATCATGAATTCTACAAGGAGTCTTTTGAGTCAGGAATTGAAAAGGCTAGACGGCTTGAAAAGGAGCCTTGTTTAAACAGTCAACTTATCTTGCTTCACCAAACACGCTATGATATTCCGGATTCTAATGTCATTATCCTCGGCTGCACGCTTTGGTCCAGGGTTCCGGGGAGGTCCAGCGACGATATCCGGCAGAAGATTCAGGATTTCCACCAGATAAAAGACTGGTCAATCGATGATTACAACGCAGCTCATGATGCGGATTCCGAATGGTTAATTCGGGAGCTCGAAGCAATACAAGAGGAAAACCAAAGAGCAGGCAAGGACCAGAAACGATCCGTCCTGGTCGTGACGCATCACGCGCCTTTGACCCAGTTGATGCCCAGTCCACGGAATGAGAATAGCCCCTTGTTGCCCGTGTTTGCGACTGACATCCTTTCAGATATCCCGAAGTTGGATGGTGTGAAGGCCTGGGTATTTGGACACACACACTATTCAACGGAATTCAAATACCGGGGG GGCACTTATTCAGGGCTTCAATGGCCCGTGCGAATCCAATCTCTTTCCGCCGACCTTTACCGGAATAAAGGGCCTCTCATCCACCTTACAATGTTGAACTTACGAGTATCAACCGCGACTTTTCGCACGAGTTTGCTCATTGCTTCGAAAAGGAATTGTTTCTCTAGATATAGAGGGCTACTGACATTGGCTATTGAAACTTCTTG TGATGATACCTCGGTAGCGATTGTCGAAAAGAACCCGAATAACATCCCCGGCGCCGCGAAAGTACACTTCCTCGAAAATGTAACCGCCGATTCACGAGAATACCGTGGCATCCACCCGATCCTAGCACTAGAATCGCACCAAGAGAACCTCGCAAAGCTCGTTGGAAAAGCGCTCTTGCATCTACCAGAGGCAGAAAATAAAAATGGAAATACTGTAAGTGATATATCACGACAAATAGTCTTGGCCGATGGATCAAGTCCACGCCGGAAGCCGGATTTCATATCCGCCACCAGAGGGCCGGGGATGCGCTCGAATCTGTCCACCGGCTTGGATACGGGAAAGGCGCTTTCGGTTGCATGGCAGATACCGTTTGTTGGGGTACATCATATGCAAGCGCATCTCTTGACGCCGCGACTTGTTTCATCTCTGAACCGGGGTCAGACCGGCTCCGCCACTACTACGACTACTGAGACCACGCCAGAATTCCCATTCCTCTCCATTCTCGTTTCCGGTGGTCATTCGATATTGGTGAAATCGAAATCTATTACGGAACACGAGGTTATGGCTTCCAGCACAGACATTGCCATTGGGGAGTCTCTTGACAAAGCGGCCCGAGACATCCTTCCCAGCTCCCTGCTTCAAAATGCAAAGACTACAATGTATGGGAAAGCATTGGAGCAATTTGCGTTCCCGAATGGTGCCTCAGATTACGCCGATTACCGACCACCGATGACCCGAGGCGAGGAGGTAATCAAACGTGAAAGTCCATGGAGTTGGAGTATCACTACGCCATTCGCCAACACGCGGCATCTGCAGTTTAGCTTCTCATCTATCGCGAGCGCGGTTGGTAAGCTCGTATCTCTGAAAGAGAAGACTGGACAGGCTATGGCCAATGATGAACGGATCGCATTGGCTCGGGAAGCGATGCGCGTCTGCTTCGAGCATCTCGCCTCACGAACCATTATCGCCCTCGAGGCTCTCAAACCAAAAACGGGAAATTCCAACGAAGAAATCAAAACGCTAGTCGTGAGCGGCGGAGTCGCCGCAAACAAGTTCCTGATGAAGGTCCTTCGTTCAATCCTCGATGTTCGCGGTTTCGAACATGTTAAGATCCTCGCTCCCCCACCTTATCTGTGCACAGACAATGCGGCGATGATCGGGTGGGCTGGGATTGAGATTTTCGAGGCGGGATGGTGCTCTGATCTTAGTGTTCGCGCATTGAGAAAGTGGACTCTTGATCCACGTGCTGATGATGGTGGAGTCCTGGGCCCGAGTGGGTGGAGGAAGTGTTGA
- a CDS encoding uncharacterized protein (COG:S;~EggNog:ENOG410PYU9) gives MYAARAAKPKLSLSISAAQNARSSFPLKSPSAAPRTPISPAAPSPNTAAGAKRFSTLQPSYAYANTCSSKSILKKHTGSSAHADKRIKFKGTPTVHCVTPIENKEEYYGCHTRMAREERRWIVRE, from the coding sequence ATGTACGCCGCCCGCGCCGCCAAACCCAAGCTGTCCCTGAGCATCTCCGCCGCCCAAAACGCCCGCTCCTCCTTCCCCCTCAAATCCCCCAGCGCCGCCCCCCGCACCCCAATCTCGCCCGCCGCCCCTAGTCCCAATACGGCTGCTGGTGCGAAGCGCTTCTCAACGCTGCAACCCTCGTACGCTTACGCCAACACCTGCTCGTCCAAGAGTATCCTCAAGAAACACACTGGCTCGAGTGCGCACGCGGATAAGAGGATCAAGTTCAAGGGGACGCCGACTGTGCATTGTGTGACGCCGATTGAGAATAAGGAGGAGTATTACGGGTGTCATACTAGGATGGcgagggaggagaggaggtgGATTGTCAGGGAGTGA
- the AGC1 gene encoding citrin (COG:C;~EggNog:ENOG410PFJQ;~InterPro:IPR011992,IPR023395,IPR018108,IPR002048, IPR018247,IPR002067;~PFAM:PF13405,PF00153,PF13202,PF13499;~TransMembrane:1 (o348-368i);~go_function: GO:0005509 - calcium ion binding [Evidence IEA];~go_process: GO:0055085 - transmembrane transport [Evidence IEA]) produces the protein MPSVKEAVKQSLVGSSDELQLSHQIKANFHHYARKDNQSGELYMLEDDFINAIAPKDEDYHKIKREQYSILFQVADTRKAGRLTLADWATFENLLAKPDAEYEIAFRLFDVERTGTVKWENVESLFSQMKSQESIPFDWNSAWASLYTGKSKSRHEMTYPQFAQMLRGLQGERIRQAFHIMDADGDGYIEPHEFQRIILQTSRHKLSDYVLENLPSLCNVSDGSKISYATVRAFQNVMSEMDIIDLIVREATRKSDDGKITRTDFLNEAARTTRFSLFTPMEADILFHFAGLDAPSGQLAQKDFAKVVDASWRTPFAVAGQAASTTAQKAAESTKSVLFSVMESVHHFALGSLAGAFGAFMVYPIDLVKTRMQNQRSTRVGERLYNNSLDCARKVIRNEGFTGLYSGVVPQLIGVAPEKAIKLTVNDLVRNHFTDKDTGRIWYPHEILAGASAGGCQVVFTNPLEIVKIRLQVQGEIAKSVEGAPRRSALWIVKNLGLMGLYKGASACLLRDVPFSAIYFPTYSHLKSEMFGESPTNKLGVVQLLTAGAIAGMPAAYLTTPCDVIKTRLQVEARKGDVRYTGLRHCAASIWKDEGFGAFFKGGPARIVRSSPQFGFTLAAYEVLQKWLPMPGSQPEPSPSGQIEPGVGLQGAKAPLPYLRSRNALKLLLDLNENIGQVKVPHKEQWPKFLQAKQ, from the exons ATGCCCAGCGTCAAAGAGGCCGTCAAGCAATCCTTGGTGGGCAGCTCCGATGAGCTTCAGCTCTCTCACCAGATCAAGGCCAACTTTCACCACTATGCCCGCAAAGACAACCAGTCTGGTGAGCTGTACATGCTCGAGGATGATTTCATCAATGCCATTGCCCCCAAGGATGAAGACTAT CACAAGATTAAGCGGGAACAGTACTCCATCCTCTTCCAAGTTGCCGATACGCGAAAGGCCGGGAGATTGACCCTTGCCGACTGGGCAACTTTCGAGAACCTCCTCGCTAAGCCCGATGCCGAGTACGAGATTGCCTTCCGTTTGTTCGATGTCGAGAGAACTGGTACCGTCAAGTGGGAGAATGTGGAGAGCTTGTTCAGTCAGATGAAATCCCAAGAGAGCATTCCCTTCGACTGGAACTCCGCGTGGGCTTCGCTGTACACGGGCAAGAGCAAGAGCCGTCATGAAATGACCTACCCGCAATTCGCCCAGATGCTGCGGGGATTGCAGGGAGAGCGCATTCGGCAAGCATTCCATATCATGGACGCTGATGGCGATGGATACATTGAGCCCCATGAGTTCCAGCGCATCATCCTCCAAACATCCAGACACAAGCTGTCCGACTACGTCTTGGAAAACCTGCCCAGTCTGTGCAATGTCTCCGACGGTAGCAAGATCTCCTACGCGACGGTGCGCGCTTTCCAGAACGTCATGAGCGAAATGGACATCATCGACTTGATCGTGCGCGAAGCAACCCGCAAGAGTGACGACGGTAAGATCACGCGCACTGACTTCCTGAACGAGGCGGCCCGTACCACGCGCTTCTCCCTTTTCACCCCGATGGAGGCGGATATTCTGTTCCACTTTGCTGGTCTTGACGCACCATCCGGCCAGTTGGCCCAGAAGGATTTCGCCAAGGTCGTTGATGCGTCATGGCGTACCCCGTTCGCTGTTGCCGGTCAAGCTGCTTCTACCACTGCGCAAAAGGCCGCAGAGAGCACCAAGTCGGTGCTTTTCAGTGTGATGGAATCGGTGCATCACTTTGCGCTTGGTAGTCTTGCGGGTGCGTTTGGTGCGTTCATGGTGTACCCCATTGATCTGGTCAAGACCCGTATGCAGAACCAGCGGTCGACGCGCGTTGGCGAGAGACTGTACAACAACTCGTTGGATTGCGCACGGAAGGTCATCCGGAATGAGGGATTCACTGGCTTGTACTCTGGCGTTGTCCCCCAGCTGATTGGTGTTGCGCCGGAGAAGGCCATCAAGCTCACTGTAAACGACCTGGTTCGGAATCATTTTACCGACAAGGACACTGGCAGGATATGGTACCCTCACGAGATTCTCGCTGGTGCTTCGGCAGGAGGATGCCAAGTG GTCTTCACCAACCCCCTTGAAATTGTCAAGATTCGCCTGCAGGTTCAGGGTGAAATCGCCAAGTCCGTCGAGGGTGCTCCTCGCCGCTCTGCTCTCTGGATTGTCAAGAACCTGGGATTGATGGGATTGTACAAGGGAGCCAGCGCTTGTCTTCTCCGTGATG TTCCCTTCTCCGCCATCTACTTTCCTACCTACTCCCACCTGAAATCCGAAATGTTCGGTGAATCCCCCACCAACAAGCTCGGCGTCGTCCAGCTCCTCACCGCCGGTGCCATCGCCGGTATGCCCGCCGCCTACCTGACAACACCCTGCGACGTCATCAAGACCCGTCTACAAGTCGAAGCCCGCAAGGGCGACGTCCGCTACACCGGCCTCCGCCACTGCGCAGCATCTATCTGGAAGGACGAAGGCTTCGGCGCGTTCTTCAAGGGCGGCCCCGCCCGTATCGTCCGTTCCTCGCCGCAATTTGGCTTCACCCTGGCCGCCTACGAAGTCCTGCAAAAGTGGCTCCCCATGCCTGGCTCGCAGCCTGAGCCTTCCCCTAGTGGCCAGATTGAGCCTGGTGTTGGCTTGCAGGGTGCCAAGGCTCCTCTGCCGTATCTGCGCTCGCGGAACGCGttgaagctgctgcttgatcTGAACGAGAACATTGGCCAGGTTAAGGTTCCGCATAAGGAGCAGTGGCCTAAGTTCCTGCAGGCCAAGCAGTAA